One Epinephelus moara isolate mb chromosome 20, YSFRI_EMoa_1.0, whole genome shotgun sequence genomic window carries:
- the LOC126408235 gene encoding uncharacterized protein LOC126408235 isoform X3, which produces MEQRLDALFPRDRQASSAAASVTAPALASKAATAGNDGRGGRQQVDEAKGRQKEERPAAATLCEDGTVGATGGEFELQVAMFEEVLCVAVLFIDVDPIIRSLFRRFTRPSSLLGSSKVSSPIRIPLSPPWLSPMHLSTLYPKKNGLQCRRCAPS; this is translated from the exons ATGGAGCAGCGTTTGGATGCACTTTTCCCTCGAGACAGACA AGCTTCTTCAGCGGCAGCATCAGTGACCGCACCTGCACTGGCATCCAAAGCAGCCACAGCAGGTAATGATGGCAGAGGTGGCCGTCAGCAGGTGGATGAGGCGAAGGGGAGGCAGAAGGAGGAGAGACCCGCGGCCGCCACATTATGTGAAGACGGCACAGTCGGTGCGACTGGAGGGGAATTTGAGCTTCAG GTTGCCATGTTTGAGGAAGTATtatgtgttgctgtgctgtttaTTGATGTG GATCCCATCAtacgttcattgttcaggaggttcacTAGACCAAGCAGCCTTTTGGGTTCCTCTAA AGTTTCCTCACCAATAAGAATCCCATTGTCTCCACCCTGGCTGTCACCAATGCACCTGTCCACCCTTTATCCCAAGAAGAATGGACTACAGTGCAGGAGATGTGCACCATCTTGA
- the LOC126408235 gene encoding uncharacterized protein LOC126408235 isoform X1, producing the protein MLQSFLTNKNPIVSTLAVTNAPVHPLSQEEWTTVQEMCTILKPFEEVTVELSAQSYMTASKVILLAKGLQRATTQAAKDMVNSLCSNMSARFHRMESTHILADAAALDPRFKTMAFMDGRTADETFQRISTAAARLTLSSSEPIQQPVQEEGAGSAAPESIVWSYFHEKVKEAGTVSTRNPTADAVMEVRAYLEEPLVPKNEVESNMECGLVAGEVSVHLLGTAEVPLSKAPNPPTAQGA; encoded by the exons ATGTTGCAGAGTTTCCTCACCAATAAGAATCCCATTGTCTCCACCCTGGCTGTCACCAATGCACCTGTCCACCCTTTATCCCAAGAAGAATGGACTACAGTGCAGGAGATGTGCACCATCTTGAAGCCATTTGAAGAGGTCACTGTTGAACTCAGTGCACAAAG CTACATGACTGCCTCCAAGGTGATACTGCTGGCCAAGGGGCTGCAGAGAGCCACGACACAGGCAGCAAAAGACATGGTCAACTCTCTTTGTTCAAACATGTCAGCTAGATTCCATAGAATGGAATCCACCCACATCCTTGCAGATGCTGCTGCGCTTGACCCGAGATTTAAAACGATGGCATTCATGGATGGCAGAACTGCAGACGAGACTTTCCAAAGAATATCAACTGCAGCAGCAAGACTCACTCTAAGCAGCAGCGAACCCATCCAGCAACCGGTCCAAGAGGAAGGAGCAGGCAGTGCTGCACCAGAATCAATCGTTTGGAGCTATTTCCATGAGAAAGTAAAG GAAGCTGGAACAGTGTCAACCAGGAATCCCACAGCAGACGCCGTCATGGAGGTGCGGGCTTACCTAGAGGAGCCCCTTGTTCCAAAAAACGAAGTTGAgtcaaatatggagtgtggactggtggctggagaggtgtcagttcacctcctgggcactgccgaggtgcccctgagcaaggcaccgaaccccccaaccgctcagggcgcctga
- the LOC126408235 gene encoding uncharacterized protein LOC126408235 isoform X2 has protein sequence MLQSFLTNKNPIVSTLAVTNAPVHPLSQEEWTTVQEMCTILKPFEEVTVELSAQSYMTASKVILLAKGLQRATTQAAKDMVNSLCSNMSARFHRMESTHILADAAALDPRFKTMAFMDGRTADETFQRISTAAARLTLSSSEPIQQPVQEEGAGSAAPESIVWSYFHEKEAGTVSTRNPTADAVMEVRAYLEEPLVPKNEVESNMECGLVAGEVSVHLLGTAEVPLSKAPNPPTAQGA, from the exons ATGTTGCAGAGTTTCCTCACCAATAAGAATCCCATTGTCTCCACCCTGGCTGTCACCAATGCACCTGTCCACCCTTTATCCCAAGAAGAATGGACTACAGTGCAGGAGATGTGCACCATCTTGAAGCCATTTGAAGAGGTCACTGTTGAACTCAGTGCACAAAG CTACATGACTGCCTCCAAGGTGATACTGCTGGCCAAGGGGCTGCAGAGAGCCACGACACAGGCAGCAAAAGACATGGTCAACTCTCTTTGTTCAAACATGTCAGCTAGATTCCATAGAATGGAATCCACCCACATCCTTGCAGATGCTGCTGCGCTTGACCCGAGATTTAAAACGATGGCATTCATGGATGGCAGAACTGCAGACGAGACTTTCCAAAGAATATCAACTGCAGCAGCAAGACTCACTCTAAGCAGCAGCGAACCCATCCAGCAACCGGTCCAAGAGGAAGGAGCAGGCAGTGCTGCACCAGAATCAATCGTTTGGAGCTATTTCCATGAGAAA GAAGCTGGAACAGTGTCAACCAGGAATCCCACAGCAGACGCCGTCATGGAGGTGCGGGCTTACCTAGAGGAGCCCCTTGTTCCAAAAAACGAAGTTGAgtcaaatatggagtgtggactggtggctggagaggtgtcagttcacctcctgggcactgccgaggtgcccctgagcaaggcaccgaaccccccaaccgctcagggcgcctga
- the LOC126408242 gene encoding histone H3: MARTKQTARKSTGGKAPRKQLATKAARKSAPATGGVKKPHRYRPGTVALREIRRYQKSTELLIRKLPFQRLVREIAQDFKTDLRFQSSAVMALQESSEAYLVGLFEDTNLCAIHAKRVTIMPKDIQLARRIRGERA, from the coding sequence ATGGCAAGAACCAAGCAGACCGCTCGTAAATCCACCGGAGGCAAAGCCCCGAGGAAGCAGCTGGCCACCAAGGCTGCCCGTAAGAGCGCCCCGGCCACCGGCGGCGTGAAGAAGCCTCACCGTTACAGGCCCGGTACCGTGGCTCTGAGAGAGATCCGTCGCTACCAGAAATCCACGGAGCTGCTGATCCGCAAGCTGCCCTTCCAGCGCCTGGTCCGCGAAATCGCTCAGGATTTCAAGACCGACCTGCGCTTCCAGAGCTCCGCTGTCATGGCTCTGCAGGAGTCCAGTGAGGCTTACCTGGTGGGCCTGTTTGAGGACACCAACCTGTGCGCCATCCACGCCAAGAGAGTCACCATCATGCCCAAAGACATCCAGCTGGCCCGTCGCATCCGCGGAGAGAGAGCTTaa
- the LOC126408248 gene encoding histone H2A — MSGRGKTGGKARAKAKTRSSRAGLQFPVGRVHRLLRKGNYAERVGAGAPVYLAAVLEYLTAEILELAGNAARDNKKTRIIPRHLQLAVRNDEELNKLLGGVTIAQGGVLPNIQAVLLPKKTEKAAKSK; from the coding sequence ATGAGTGGCCGCGGGAAAACCGGTGGAAAAGCCAGAGCCAAGGCAAAGACCCGCTCCTCCCGTGCTGGGCTCCAGTTCCCAGTCGGCCGTGTCCACAGGCTGCTGCGCAAAGGAAACTATGCGGAGCGTGTCGGTGCCGGCGCCCCCGTCTACCTGGCGGCTGTGCTGGAGTACCTGACCGCTGAGATCCTGGAGTTGGCTGGAAACGCTGCCCGCGACAACAAGAAGACCCGTATCATCCCCCGTCACCTGCAGCTGGCTGTCCGCAACGACGAGGAGCTCAACAAGCTGCTGGGCGGAGTGACCATCGCTCAGGGCGGCGTGCTGCCCAACATCCAGGCTGTTCTGCTGCCCAAGAAGACCGAGAAGGCCGCCAAGTCCAAGTAA